A single Roseinatronobacter monicus DNA region contains:
- a CDS encoding DUF6446 family protein encodes MTGRILVSFLLLATVLAGVGTYYFQVYGFYDELPAQDTVRLTAAGEDALQDFAVRNFQGIDSDSSPIRYRACFDIDVAAEVLVPYTGATPLNAPNWFDCFDAGALTVALRDNRAQAFMAEGNISYGIDRVVVLMDGRGYAWQQINPCGEAHFDGDPVPQGCPPPPERRD; translated from the coding sequence GTGACGGGGCGCATTCTGGTCAGCTTTTTGCTGCTGGCGACCGTGCTTGCGGGCGTGGGCACGTATTATTTTCAGGTGTATGGCTTCTATGATGAGTTGCCAGCGCAAGACACTGTGCGCCTGACTGCTGCGGGCGAAGATGCGCTGCAGGACTTTGCTGTACGCAACTTCCAAGGCATCGACTCTGACAGCTCGCCCATCCGCTACCGTGCCTGTTTCGACATAGACGTCGCGGCGGAGGTGCTGGTCCCTTACACGGGTGCTACCCCCCTCAATGCGCCAAACTGGTTCGACTGTTTCGACGCGGGCGCGTTGACCGTGGCCTTGCGTGACAACCGCGCGCAGGCCTTCATGGCCGAGGGGAATATCAGCTATGGCATTGACCGCGTTGTCGTCCTGATGGACGGGCGCGGCTATGCGTGGCAACAGATCAACCCCTGCGGCGAGGCCCATTTCGATGGCGACCCTGTCCCCCAAGGCTGCCCGCCGCCCCCTGAACGCAGAGATTGA
- a CDS encoding glycine--tRNA ligase subunit alpha yields the protein MHQGSDSTSQKPQCFQEIILRLQNYWATKGCAILQPYDMEVGAGTFHPATTLRALGTKAWAAAYVQPSRRPTDGRYGENPNRLQHYYQYQVIIKPSPPDLQDLYLGSLRAIGIDDSLHDIRFVEDDWESPTLGAWGLGWEVWCDGMEVSQFTYFQQVGGHDCHPVSGELTYGLERLAMYVLGVDHVMDMPFNAPDALIPLSYGDIFRQTEQEYSRHNFHAATTETLLRHFEDAEAECRHLLDAAPEDPATGKRIIMVHPAYDQCIKASHLFNLLDARGVISVTERQAYIGRVRTLAKLCADDFVQTDAGGVAA from the coding sequence ATGCATCAGGGGTCTGATTCCACATCACAAAAGCCACAGTGCTTTCAGGAAATCATCCTGCGGCTGCAAAATTACTGGGCCACGAAGGGCTGCGCCATCCTTCAACCCTATGACATGGAGGTGGGCGCAGGCACGTTTCACCCCGCCACAACGCTGCGCGCGTTGGGCACGAAGGCGTGGGCGGCGGCCTATGTGCAGCCCTCGCGCCGACCCACCGATGGGCGCTATGGCGAGAACCCAAACCGTCTGCAACACTATTACCAGTATCAGGTCATCATCAAACCCTCGCCGCCCGATTTGCAGGACTTGTATCTGGGCAGCCTGCGCGCCATTGGCATTGATGACAGCCTGCATGACATCCGCTTTGTCGAGGATGACTGGGAAAGCCCGACGCTGGGCGCTTGGGGCTTGGGCTGGGAAGTCTGGTGTGACGGGATGGAAGTGTCGCAATTCACCTATTTTCAACAGGTTGGCGGGCATGATTGTCATCCCGTTTCGGGCGAGTTGACCTATGGGCTGGAGCGATTGGCGATGTATGTGCTGGGCGTCGATCATGTGATGGACATGCCCTTCAACGCGCCGGATGCGCTGATCCCGCTAAGTTATGGTGACATCTTCCGCCAGACCGAACAGGAATATTCGCGCCACAATTTCCACGCCGCCACAACCGAGACGCTGTTGCGCCATTTTGAGGATGCAGAGGCAGAGTGCCGCCACTTGCTGGACGCTGCGCCCGAAGACCCCGCAACCGGTAAACGCATCATCATGGTGCATCCCGCCTATGACCAATGCATCAAGGCCAGCCATCTGTTCAACCTGCTGGATGCGCGCGGTGTGATCTCTGTGACCGAGCGTCAGGCCTATATCGGACGCGTGCGCACACTTGCCAAGCTCTGCGCCGATGACTTTGTGCAGACCGATGCGGGCGGGGTAGCGGCGTGA
- the glyS gene encoding glycine--tRNA ligase subunit beta, which yields MADLLIELFSEEIPARMQLGASDALKRLVTDGLVEAGLTYAHAQAFATPRRLALAVQGLSEHSPTTREERRGPKVGAPDKAVEGFLRSTGLSMDDLEIRDDKKGQVYVARVVTEGRAAPAIVAEVLEQTIRNFPWPKSMRWGNGSLRWVRPLHSILCILSREDGAEVVPLTLDGITAGDTTRGHRFMAPDAFSVTNLDDYAAKLKRAKVILDPTERADHIWNEASQMAFASGLELVEDRGLLAEVAGLVEWPVVLLGRIEEQFLGLPPEVLQTSMKEHQKFFSLRDPKSGQVVGFVTVANRETVDGGATILAGNQKVLAARLSDAKFFWDNDLRTIADVGLEGMGAGLADVTFHNKLGSQADRVARIAALAREIAPLVGADAEQAALAARVAKSDLRSEMVGEFPELQGLMGSYYAREAGLPEDVARVCVEHYQPLGPSDSVPSSPVSVAVALADKIDTLTGFWAIDEKPTGSKDPYALRRAALGVIRLVLGNGLRMPLCNAIGFGFGNNIYRINLLDLHESVEHFLIDQGKAGFITDGSDTLSTNLLAFFHERLKVHLREQGIRHDVIDACLAMPGNDDLTLLVKRAEALSAFLRTSDGENLLQGFKRANNILTKEEAKDGVEYSFGPDPKLAETNAERALFKALDLAEAAITPALQAEDFAAAMSAMASLRAPIDAFFEAVQINTDSQIIRRNRLNLLHRIRATCLQVADLTRVEG from the coding sequence ATGGCTGACCTACTGATCGAGCTGTTTTCCGAAGAAATCCCCGCGCGCATGCAGCTGGGTGCATCTGACGCGCTCAAGCGGCTGGTGACCGACGGTCTGGTCGAGGCGGGCCTGACCTATGCCCATGCACAGGCCTTTGCCACGCCGCGCCGCCTTGCGCTGGCGGTGCAAGGGCTGTCCGAGCATTCGCCCACCACGCGCGAAGAACGGCGCGGGCCGAAAGTCGGCGCGCCGGACAAGGCGGTTGAGGGGTTCTTGCGCTCGACGGGCCTGAGCATGGATGATCTGGAAATCCGCGACGACAAGAAGGGGCAGGTTTATGTCGCGCGCGTTGTGACCGAAGGGCGCGCCGCCCCCGCCATCGTGGCCGAGGTTCTGGAACAGACGATCCGCAATTTCCCTTGGCCCAAATCCATGCGCTGGGGGAACGGGTCTTTGCGTTGGGTGCGGCCCTTGCATTCGATCCTGTGCATCCTGAGCCGCGAGGACGGGGCCGAAGTGGTGCCGCTGACCTTGGACGGGATCACCGCGGGCGACACGACACGCGGACACCGTTTCATGGCGCCAGACGCATTTTCTGTCACAAATTTAGATGACTACGCGGCGAAGTTGAAGCGCGCCAAGGTCATTCTGGACCCGACCGAGCGCGCGGATCATATCTGGAACGAGGCCAGCCAGATGGCCTTTGCATCCGGGCTGGAACTGGTCGAGGATCGCGGCCTGCTGGCCGAAGTTGCGGGGCTTGTTGAATGGCCCGTGGTGCTGCTGGGCCGGATTGAGGAGCAATTTCTGGGCCTTCCGCCCGAAGTGCTGCAAACCTCAATGAAAGAACACCAGAAATTCTTTTCTCTGCGCGACCCGAAATCTGGGCAGGTTGTGGGGTTTGTGACCGTGGCCAACCGCGAAACGGTTGACGGCGGCGCGACCATTCTGGCGGGCAATCAAAAGGTTCTGGCCGCACGGTTGTCAGATGCGAAGTTCTTTTGGGACAATGACTTGCGCACCATTGCTGATGTGGGGCTTGAAGGTATGGGGGCAGGGCTGGCGGATGTGACCTTCCACAACAAGCTTGGCTCGCAAGCCGACCGCGTCGCACGGATCGCAGCTCTCGCGCGCGAAATCGCGCCGCTGGTGGGGGCCGATGCGGAACAGGCAGCTTTGGCCGCTCGCGTGGCGAAATCGGACCTGCGGTCTGAGATGGTCGGCGAGTTCCCCGAATTGCAGGGCTTGATGGGAAGCTATTATGCGCGGGAGGCGGGCCTGCCCGAAGACGTGGCGCGCGTCTGTGTGGAACATTACCAGCCGCTTGGGCCATCGGATTCCGTGCCGTCCTCACCGGTTTCTGTGGCCGTGGCTTTGGCCGACAAGATCGACACGCTGACAGGGTTCTGGGCGATTGATGAGAAGCCCACGGGGTCGAAAGACCCCTACGCGCTGCGCCGCGCCGCGTTGGGGGTTATTCGGTTGGTGTTGGGGAATGGTTTGCGAATGCCGCTTTGTAACGCGATAGGTTTTGGCTTTGGTAACAACATTTACCGAATAAACCTTCTCGATTTGCATGAATCAGTGGAGCATTTTCTGATAGATCAAGGGAAAGCTGGCTTCATCACCGACGGGTCAGATACTCTTTCAACAAACCTCCTTGCCTTCTTCCACGAACGCCTCAAGGTCCATCTGCGCGAGCAGGGAATCCGCCATGATGTCATCGACGCCTGCCTTGCCATGCCGGGCAATGATGATCTGACCCTGCTGGTCAAACGCGCCGAAGCCCTCAGCGCCTTCCTGAGAACCAGCGATGGTGAAAACCTGCTGCAAGGGTTCAAGCGTGCCAACAACATTCTAACGAAGGAAGAAGCGAAGGACGGGGTCGAATACTCGTTTGGTCCTGACCCGAAACTGGCCGAAACAAACGCGGAGCGCGCGCTGTTCAAAGCGCTCGATCTGGCCGAGGCTGCGATCA
- a CDS encoding glutamine amidotransferase, which produces MKPFLVLQLRPETEAADEEFDAILRRAQLDLHNVQRMRLDQVDLPSELDLSALSGVIVGGGPGCVSDPVDAKDPTEARIEAQILGLMPRIIAQDVPFLGCCYGIGILGRHLDAPVSKTYHGEAIGPISCHRRPESAGDPLLDGVPDRFTALVGHKEALDALPDGATHLLEGARCPIQMLRYGARVYATQFHPEADGTSFALRIRVYRDKGYFHPDEADALTERCADVQTEISGRILANFTRHFASA; this is translated from the coding sequence ATGAAGCCTTTTCTTGTATTGCAACTGCGCCCCGAGACAGAGGCGGCGGATGAGGAATTTGACGCGATCCTGCGGCGTGCGCAGTTGGACCTGCACAATGTGCAGCGTATGCGACTGGATCAGGTGGATCTGCCTTCAGAGCTTGATCTGTCGGCCCTGTCTGGCGTGATCGTCGGCGGTGGGCCGGGCTGTGTCAGCGATCCGGTGGACGCAAAAGACCCGACCGAAGCAAGGATCGAGGCGCAGATACTTGGGCTGATGCCACGTATCATTGCGCAGGATGTGCCGTTTCTGGGGTGTTGCTACGGGATCGGGATACTGGGGCGTCATCTCGATGCGCCCGTCTCGAAAACCTATCACGGCGAGGCGATCGGGCCGATCAGCTGCCATCGCCGCCCGGAAAGTGCAGGTGACCCGCTTCTGGACGGGGTGCCCGACAGGTTCACCGCGCTGGTGGGCCACAAGGAGGCGCTGGATGCGCTGCCGGATGGGGCCACGCATTTGCTGGAAGGGGCGCGCTGCCCCATCCAGATGTTGCGCTACGGCGCGCGCGTCTATGCGACGCAATTCCACCCCGAAGCAGATGGCACCAGCTTCGCGCTGCGCATTCGGGTCTACCGGGACAAGGGGTATTTCCACCCGGACGAGGCAGATGCCCTGACAGAGCGATGCGCAGATGTGCAAACCGAAATCTCGGGCCGTATTCTGGCCAATTTCACGCGGCATTTCGCCAGCGCCTAG
- a CDS encoding trypsin-like peptidase domain-containing protein: MVFQTGRMAFRAASLTVIALVIGNTAVAQEQRWVQIEAQRELEDALARAQQIEDQLGNVSGFRLPSNWYAISVGPFESETDAFNVRRQLRAERAIPADAFVSTGSDYLEQIFPTDGTPASPALSAQDELPQPEPEQELAVIEPEPEPEPEPVPEPEPEPEPEETLREAQASERSLDRDTRAEIQTALQWFGFYNLGIDAAFGPGTRRAMSAWQEDRGLEATGVLTTRQRNDLLDGYQSELASLGMDTWRDEEAGISIDLPLTMIEFDRHETPFAHFSERNDSGVRALLISQEGTQSTLFGLYEIMQTLEIVPLEGTRERQQNSFVLTGQNDELRSHTIAQFRNGEIKGFTLIWTPENDDQMERVLPMMEASFETFSGSLPASAGQPSTVQRTALLAGLSVRRPEFSRSGFYVDATGTVLTSSDAVANCGRITIDEAYNARVIARDEELGIAVLQPETPLVPMAFAQFQNTEATLGGEVTIAGFSFEDVMTRPVLTFGRVEAMQGLNGEPATLRLSADIRQGDLGGPVFGTSGAVIGMLLGQPQDDGRQLPADVNFAVNSSAIQEFLRNSDISSGTLRDDVVVAPEMLTRKAGDLTVLVSCWN; the protein is encoded by the coding sequence ATGGTTTTTCAGACGGGCCGCATGGCATTCCGGGCAGCAAGCCTAACGGTGATCGCGTTGGTTATCGGCAACACCGCGGTCGCACAGGAACAGCGTTGGGTCCAGATTGAGGCGCAGCGCGAGCTTGAAGATGCGCTGGCGCGTGCGCAGCAAATCGAGGATCAGTTGGGCAATGTCAGTGGGTTCCGCCTGCCAAGCAACTGGTATGCGATCAGCGTCGGCCCGTTCGAGAGTGAGACAGATGCCTTTAATGTCCGCAGGCAATTGCGCGCAGAGCGGGCTATTCCCGCAGATGCGTTCGTCAGCACTGGCTCTGATTATCTGGAACAGATTTTCCCGACGGACGGCACCCCTGCATCCCCTGCCCTGTCCGCTCAAGACGAATTGCCGCAGCCAGAGCCGGAACAAGAACTCGCAGTTATCGAGCCGGAGCCGGAGCCGGAGCCAGAGCCAGTGCCCGAACCGGAGCCGGAACCAGAGCCGGAAGAAACGCTGCGCGAGGCGCAGGCCTCGGAGCGGTCGCTTGACCGCGACACACGCGCCGAGATTCAGACCGCCCTGCAATGGTTCGGGTTTTACAATCTTGGCATTGATGCTGCTTTTGGCCCCGGCACGCGCCGCGCCATGAGCGCGTGGCAAGAAGATCGCGGCCTTGAGGCGACTGGTGTGCTGACAACCCGGCAGCGCAATGACTTGCTGGACGGCTACCAAAGCGAGTTGGCCTCGCTTGGTATGGACACCTGGCGCGACGAGGAGGCCGGCATCAGCATTGATCTGCCCCTTACCATGATTGAGTTCGACCGCCACGAAACCCCTTTTGCGCATTTCTCCGAACGCAATGACAGCGGCGTGCGTGCCTTGCTCATCAGTCAGGAAGGGACACAATCCACACTATTTGGCCTGTATGAAATCATGCAAACGCTGGAAATCGTACCTTTGGAAGGGACGCGCGAGCGGCAGCAGAATTCCTTTGTGCTGACAGGTCAGAATGACGAACTGCGCTCGCATACAATCGCGCAGTTCCGCAATGGCGAGATCAAGGGCTTTACATTGATCTGGACGCCCGAGAATGACGATCAGATGGAACGCGTCTTGCCCATGATGGAAGCAAGCTTTGAAACCTTCAGCGGCAGCTTGCCGGCAAGTGCCGGTCAACCCAGCACAGTGCAGCGCACCGCACTTTTGGCGGGTCTGTCCGTGCGGCGGCCGGAATTTTCACGGTCGGGCTTTTATGTCGATGCAACCGGCACGGTTCTGACCAGTTCAGACGCGGTGGCCAATTGCGGCCGTATCACCATTGACGAGGCCTATAATGCCCGCGTGATCGCGCGCGACGAGGAACTGGGGATTGCCGTACTGCAACCCGAAACACCGCTTGTGCCGATGGCATTTGCACAGTTCCAGAACACTGAGGCCACCCTTGGCGGAGAGGTCACGATTGCGGGCTTTTCCTTTGAGGATGTGATGACACGGCCAGTGCTGACATTTGGCCGCGTAGAGGCCATGCAAGGCCTGAACGGAGAACCCGCGACCCTGCGTCTGAGCGCAGATATCCGGCAGGGTGATCTGGGCGGGCCGGTCTTTGGAACGAGTGGGGCAGTCATTGGCATGTTGCTTGGCCAACCTCAGGACGATGGCCGCCAGTTGCCCGCAGATGTGAATTTCGCGGTCAATTCTTCCGCCATTCAGGAATTTCTGCGCAACAGCGACATCTCAAGCGGAACATTGCGCGATGACGTTGTCGTTGCGCCTGAAATGCTGACACGCAAGGCGGGTGATCTTACGGTTCTGGTATCGTGCTGGAACTGA